The genomic DNA CGTCGCGACCCCTGCTCCGTCGGGACCCTCGGCGCGCGAGCGGGCCATCGCCAGCGTCCAGGCAGCCGGGCCGGCGGAGGTGAGCGACCCCGACGAGGCCGCCCGTCGCGACGACACCGACGTCGACGACGGGGTCGAGTCGCACCACGAGCTGCTCGCGCGCCAGCTGGGCGCGCAGATCATCGCCGAGGACGAGCCCGGCGCCTGAGCCGCGCAGCCGTCCGTGCTCCTGCCGAAGGGGCCTCAATAGGTCAGCGATGCGCTCGCGACCACGCTCCCTGAGCCTGTCGAAGGGCCTCGAAGAGGTCGGCGTGGTGGTTTCGGACGACGCCAACCCGTTCCGGGCCCTTCGACAGGCTCAGGGAGCGTCTGGTGCAGCGTCGGCTCGGCGGCCCCGCGCGCTGCCGGGGCTTGTCGGTGGCGACAACTAGGCTGAGCGCATGATCCCCGACGGTGGCGACATGTCCGGCCTGCTCGCTCAGGCGCAGGCGATGCAGGCCCAGCTGGTGGCCGCGCAGCAGGAGCTCGCCGAGGCCACGGTCGAGGGCAGTTCCGGCGGCGACATGGTGACCGCCACGGTCACCGGCGCCGGTGAGCTCGTCGGCCTCGTGATCAAGCCCGAGGCCGTCGACCCGGAGGACACCGAGACCCTCGCCGACCTCGTGCTCGCCGCCGTCCGCGACGCCAACCACCAGGCCCAGGCCCTCGCCGCCTCCAAGCTCGGGCCGCTGGCCGGCGGGCTCGGCGGCGGCGGGCTGCCCTTCTAGGCCCCGCGGTGTACGAGGGTCCGGTCCAGGACCTCATCGACGAGCTCGGCCGGCTGCCGGGCATCGGGCCCAAGAGCGCCCAGCGCCTCGCCTTCCACCTCCTCGCCGCCGACGCGGAGGACGTGCTGCGCCTCGCGGCCACGCTCCAGCTGGTCAAGGAGACGGTGAAGTTCTGCGAGGTCTGCTTCAACGTCTCCGAGGACACGCGCTGCCGCATCTGCCGCGACCCGCGGCGTGACCAGACGGCCATCTGCGTGGTCGAGGAGTCCAAGGACGTGGTCGCGGTCGAGCGGACGCGTGAGTTCCGTGGGACCTACCACGTGCTCGGCGGCGCGATCAGCCCGATCGACGGCGTCGGTCCGGCCGACCTCAAGATCCGCGAGCTCTGCCTGCGCCTCGCCGACGGGACCGTCACCGAGGTCATCCTCGCCACCGACCCCAACCTCGAGGGCGAGGCCACCGCGACCTACCTGTCGCGGCTGCTGCTGCCCATGGGCGTACGGGTCAGCCGGCTCGCCAGCGGGCTGCCCGTCGGCGGCGACCTGGAGTACGCCGACGAGGTCACCCTCGGTCGGGCGTTCGAGGGGCGGCGCTTCGTCGAGGCGAGCTGACCCCTCGCCTCAGACGCGCTCGCGCAGGTCGAAGGTCGTCGGCGCGGCCGCCTCGCGCGCACGGCTGACGTAGAGCCAGCCGCCCACGCCGGCGAAGACGACGACGAAGAGCGCGGACGGGTAGCCGACCAGGTGCGACCACCGCTCGTAGGTCAGCGGGCTGGTCCGGTGCCGGCCGAGGACCGTCGCGTTGATGATCAGCGCGACCACGAAGGTGACCAGCGCACCCGTCAGGGCCGCCCGCAGCGGACCCTGCCGGTCCCAGGTCTGGGTGATGACCAGCCCCACGAGCCCGCCGAGCAGGGCCCCGGCCAGCAGCGCCGGCCCGAGGCTGATCAGCGACGGCAGCAGCTCGCGGCCGATGAAGGCTCCTCCGCTGGGCAGGCCGACCGGCGCGGTCGCGCCGGCGTGCACGGTCACCCGGCCCGCGACCCAGAAGCCGAGGCGCACGAGCTGGAACACGACCATGGCGGCCAGCGCCGAAGCTGCACCCGTCACGACCCCGGGCAGCACCGCCGTGGGCACCGGGGTGCCGCCGGCGAGCTCGCGCGACGTGGCCGCCGCTCCGTCAGACGGCAACGCGCTCGTCCTCCTCGTGGTGGACGCCGAGCTGCTCGGCGGCGTCGTTGAGCACGCGCTGCACGGCGAGGGTGTCCGACAGCGGCATGACCTCGCTCTCCGTGCGCCCGGCGCGCAGGCAGTCGTTGACCTCGATCAGCTCGTGGCTGTAGCCGACCCCGAGCGGCGGGAGCTCGAACCGCTCCGGCTCGGCCCCCGACCGGCCGAGGGTGAAGGCCTTCGGGTGGTGGAAGCGTGGATGGATCTCGATCCAGCCCTTCGTGCCGTGGATGCGGGCGGAGCCCGGCGTCGCGTGGCGCAGCGACATCAGCAGCGAGGCGGCGCGGCCGTCGTCGTAGCCGAGCAGCAGCCCGGCCTCGACGTCCGCCCCGGTCGGGGCCAGCGAACCGCTGACCGACACCGAGGTCGGGTCGCCGAGGAAGTGCTGGGCGATCGAGACGACGTAGACGCCGAGGTCGAGCATCGCGCCGCCGCCCTGGGCGAGGTCGAAGAGCCGGTCCTTCGGGTCGTACGGGCGGTCGACCCCGAGGTCGGCCTGGACCTGGCGGACCTCGCCGATCGCGCCGTCCGCGACGAGCTCGCGGACCTTCACCAGCACCGGCTGGAAGCGCGTCCACATCGCCTCCATCGCGAAGACCTGCTCGGAGCGGGCGAGGTCGATCACGCGCTGGGCGCCGGGCACGGTGGCGGTGAACGACTTCTCCACCAGCACCGCCTTGCCCGCCGCGATGCAGGCGAGCGCGACGGCCTCGTGCTGCGGGTGCGGCGTCGCGATGTAGATCGCGTCGACCTCGTCGTCGCCGAGGATGCCGCCGTAGCCCCCGTACGCCCGCGCGGCGCCGTGCTTGTCGGCGAAGGCCCGCGCCCGCTGCTCGGAGCGGCTGGCGACCGCCACGAGCTCGGCGTCCTCGACGTGCGCGAAGTCCGGCGCGACCGACTCGGCGATCCGGCCCGGTCCGACGATGCCCCAGCGGATGACGCGGTGCGGGTCCGCGGACGGTGCTGTGCTCACGCTCGCCACTGTAGTGAGGGGCCTTGGACCGCCCTCAGTCGCCGAGGGCCCGGCGGCGCCGGTCGAGCTTCTCCTGCTCCTGCGCGATCCGCTTGCGCTCCTTGTCGCGCTCGGACTCGTTCTTGCCGGCCACGGAGGAGACGACCAGCGGCACGAAGATCAGCCACCAGAAGTGCGGCCAGCCCAACCAGGGCACGAAGGTGATCACCAGCGGGACCACGACCCAGAGCACGCCGGTCAGGCTGTTGAGCGCGGTGGCCCCGGGCGCGCGCGGCTGCATCACCGGGTCCGGGGGCACCGGCGCCGCGGCCGGCCTGCTCGCGCGCTGCCAGGGCGGGGTCGCGTACGCCTGGGTGGCGACGTCCTGCCCGGGCCGCGGCCCGGGGAGGTCGGTGAAGAGCGGGTCGAGGTCGGTCGCGACCTTGGCCTTGAGCGCGGCCTCGATGCGCTCGTCGAACTCCTCGGCGCTCAGCCGCCCCTGGGCCATGTGCTCGCGCAGCAGCTCGGCGGCGCGGTCGCGCTCCGCGTCCCCGATGCGCTGCGGTGTGGGGCCCTGCTCGCTCACGCGCTCAGTGTTTCACCGCAGGGGGCCGTCGGGGACCGGGGGAGGGCCGGGGTCTTGACAGGCAGTCCGGGCGGGGGAGCACCATGGCCCTCGCCCGCCGGTGCCCCCGCCGTCGGCCGACGAGAGGATGGCAGCGTTGCCGCCCACAGCCCCCGCACGTCCCGCCGACCCCCGCGATCGGGGTCGTGCGGGCCGCAGACCCTCCGCGGCCGCCCTCGTCGGCGCCGCAGCCCTCGCGCTCCTGGTCCCGCTGCTGCCGTCCGTGCCCGCCGCCGCGGCCACCCCGACGGTCGCCCTGGTCGGCACGCTGCAGTCCGAGCTCGGGTGCCCCGGTGACTGGCAGCCCGACTGCCCGGCCACCGAGCTCCTGCCCGTCGACGGGCAGCCCGGCCTCTACCGCGCCACCTTCGTCGTGCCCCAGGGCACCTACGCGTACAAGGTCGCGCTGGACGACTCGTGGGACGTCAACTACGGCGCCGGGGGTGCGCCCGGCGGCGGAGACATCCCGCTCAGCGCACCCGGAGGACCGGTGACGTTCACCTACGACGACAGCACCCATCGCGTGACCGACGACGCGCCCGTCGCCGTGGGCTCGGAGTCGGCGGCGCAGTGGCTGCGCAAGGGGACCGTCGCCCTCGACCTGCCCGACGACCGGGCGGGCTGGACCTACCGGCTCTGGTCGGCGCCCGAGGGCGGGCTGACCCGCGACGGCGACGAGATCACCGGCGGCACCTCCACGCCGCTCGAGCTGCGCGGCGAGCTCAGCGCCGGGCTGCGCCGGGCCTACCCGCACCTGGCCGCGTACGAGTCCCTCCGCGTCCCCGCGGCGGTGCAGCGCCGGCTGCCGGCCCTGCTGACCGGCCAGCTGGCGGTGGCCGCGTACGACGCCTCCGGCGCGCTGCAGCTGGTCACCGGCGTGCAGCTGCCCGGCGTGCTCGACGACGTCTACCCCGGTGCGCGCGAGCGCACGCTCGGGCCGACCTGGAAGGGTTCGACCCCACGCGTCTCGGTCTGGGCGCCCACCGCGAAGACGGTCGCGCTCCGCCTGCAGGCGGGCGGCGAGGACGGCGAGCGAACCGTGGCGATGCGCCGCGACGACGACGGCGTCTGGTCGGTCAAGGGGAAGAAGAGCTGGCGCGACGCCCGCTACCGCTTCGAGGTCGAGGTGTACGCGCCGACGACGCAGAAGATCGAGACCAACCTCGTCACCGACCCCTACTCGCTGGGGCTCACCACCGACTCCGAGCGCTCGGTCCTGGTCGACCTGCGCAGCCGCGAGGTCACGCCGTCGGGATGGAAGAACCTGCGCAAGCCCGCCTTCCGCCGCGACGAGACGCCGACGGTCTACGAGCTGCACGTGCGTGACTTCTCGATCAGCGACGAGACCGTCCCGGCCGCGCACCGCGGCACCTACCTGGCCTTCACCGACCGGCGCAGCGACGGGATGACCCACCTGCGCCAGCTCGCGGACGCCGGCATGGGCTACGTCCACCTGCTGCCGGTCAACGACATCGCCTCGATCGAGGAGGACCGCGCGAAGCAGCAGACGCCGGACTGCGACCTGGCCTCGTACGGCCCGGCGAGCGAGGAGCAGCAGGCCTGCGTCACCGCCGTCGCGGGCAAGGACGGCTTCAACTGGGGCTACGACCCGCTGCACTACACCGCGCCCGAGGGCTCGTACTCCACCGACCCCGACGGCACGGCGCGCAACCGCGAGTTCCGTCAGATGGTCGCCGGGCTCAACGGCGCCGGGCAGCGCGTGGTCATGGACGTCGTCTACAACCACACCCCGGCCTCGGGCCAGGACCCGAAGTCGATCCTCGACCGGGTCGTGCCCGGCTACTACCAGCGGCTGAGCGCCACGGGTGCGGTGGAGAACTCGACGTGCTGCGCGAACACCGCGACCGAGCACCCGATGATGGAAAAGCTCATGATCGACTCCGTCGTCACCTGGGCGAAGGAGTACAAGGTCGACGGATTCCGCTTCGACCTCATGGGCCACCAGCCCAAGCAGGCCATGCTCGACCTGCGCCGCGCGCTCGACCGGCTGACGGTGAAGCGCGACGGCGTCGACGGCAAGCGGGTCATCCTGTACGGCGAGGGCTGGAACTTCGGCGAGGTCGCGGACAACGCCCGGTTCGTGCAGGCCACGCAGGCCGAGATGGCCGGCACCGGCATCGGGACCTTCAACGACCGGCTGCGCGACGCCGTCCGCGGCGGCGGGCCCTTCGACGAGGACCCGCGCGTGCAGGGCTTCGCCAGCGGGCTCTACACCGACCCGAACGGTGACACGGTCAACGGCAGCGAGGCCGACCAGCTCGCCGCGCTGCTGCTCGCCCAGGACCGGATCAAGGTCGGGCTGGCGGGCAACCTCAAGGGCTACCGGTTCGTCGACCGCACCGGCGCGCGGGTCCGGGGCGACCAGGTCGACTACAACGGCCAGCCCACCGGCTACACCGACCGGCCCGGGGAGTCGGTGAACTACGTCGAGGCGCACGACAACGAGACGCTGTTCGACGCGCTCACCTACAAGCTCCCGGTTGCGACGTCGATGGACGATCGGATCCGCATGCAGTCGCTCGCGCTCGCGACGACCGCGCTCAGCCAGGGCACGTCCTTCTGGACCGCCGGGGGCGACCAGCTGCGCAGCAAGTCCTTCGACCGCAACAGCTACGACTCCGGCGACTGGTTCAACGTCCTCGACTGGTCCAAGACCGACAACGGCTTCGGCCGGGGGCTGCCTCCGAAGGCGGACAACGAGGCCAAGTGGGACGCCATGCGCCCGCTGCTGGCCGAGGCGGACCTGAAGCCGGGCCGGTCCGACATCGCCGAGGCCAGCCGCCAGGCCGACGCGCTGCTCGAGATCCGCCGCAGCACGCCGCTCTTCGCGCTGCGGACCCGCGCCCAGGTGCAGCAGAAGGTCTCCTTCGGCGCCGGCGGGCCCGACCAGACGCCGGGCGTCATCACGATGCGCATCGACGACACCCGGGGTGCGCGCGTCGACCGGCGCTGGAAGGGCGTGGTGGTGGTCTTCAACGCGAGCCCCGAGACGACGACGCAGCCCGTGGCGGGCGCGGCCGGGAAGCGCTTCGCCCTGCACCCGGTCCAGGCCGGCGGCAGCGACGCGGTCGTGCGGACGGCGGCGTACGACCGGGCCGACGGCACCTTCACGGTGCCGGGGCGGACGGTGGCGGTGTTCGTGCAGCGGTGAGCGGCGGTCGCGCCGGGCGCTGAGCCCGGGCTGAGCGCAGCGGTGGACGACGGGTCCCCCCTCACGCCCGGCGCGGCTAGTGTTTCTGCGCGTGAGAGTGGTGCAGAAGTACGGCGGCTCGTCGGTCGCCGACGCGGAGAGCATCAAGCGCGTCGCCAAGCGGGTCGTGGCCACCAAGCAGCTCGGGCACGACGTCGTGGTCGTCATCTCCGCGATGGGTGACACGACCGACGAGCTGATGGACCTCGCCCTCCAGGTGACCCCGCAGCCGCCGCCACGTGAGCTGGACATGCTGCTGACCGCGGGCGAGCGGATGAGCGCGGCGCTGCTGGCCATGGCCATCGCCGACCAGGGGCTGCACGCGCGGTCGCTGACCGGCTCGCAGGCCGGCATCATCACCACCGGCACGCACGGCAACGCGCGGATCATCGACATCACCCCGGGTCGTATCACCAAGGCGCTCGACGCCGACGACATCGTCATCGTCGCCGGCTTCCAAGGCGTCGCCCAGGACACCAAGGACGTCACCACCCTCGGCCGCGGCGCGTCCGACACGACCGCGGTCGCGCTCGCCGCGTCGCTCGGCGCCGACTACTGCGAGATCTACACCGACGTCGACGGCGTCTACACCGCCGACCCGCGCATCGTGCCGAGCGCGCAGCGCATCCCCGAGATCTCCTACGAGGAGATGCTCGAGATGGCGGCGTGCGGGGCCAAGATCCTGCACCTGCGCTGCGTGGAGTACGCGCGGCGCGAGCGGGTGCCCGTGCAGGTGCGCTCCTCGTTCTCCGACAAGCCCGGCACGTGGGTCCGTGACCCTCAGCCCGTGGACCCCGACGCCCAGCCCGACCCCGAAGGAGCTCCCGTGGAGCAGGCCATCATCTCCGGCGTCGCGCACGACCGCGGCGAGGCCAAGATCACCATCGTCGGCGTGCCCGACAAGATCGGTGAGGCGGCCCGCATCTTCGAGGCCGTCGCCGCGACCGAGATCAACATCGACATGATCGTGCAGAACGTGTCGGCCGTCGCGACCTCGCGCACCGACATCTCCTTCACGCTGCCCAAGACCGACGGCGTCACCGCGATCACCGCGCTGAACGCGCTGCAGGAGGAGGTCGGCTTCACCGACGTCCTCTACGACGACCAGATCGGCAAGGTCTCCGTCGTCGGCGTCGGGATGCGCTCGCACCCCGGCGTCACGGCGAAGTTCTTCTCCGCCCTCGCCGCGGCGAACGTCAACATCGGGATGATCTCCACCTCCGAGATCCGCATCTCCGTCGTCGTCGACCAGGACGACGTCGACCGGGCGGTCGCGGCCGCGCACACCGCCTTCGGCCTCGACGCCACCGAGCAGGCCGTGGTGTACGCGGGGACCGGCCGCTAGGGCGACCTGGGACACCCATGACGGCGCGGTCGGCGACCTCGGTCCTGGCCGCGCTCGTCGTCGCCCTCGGTCTGGTCGCGGGCTGCGGCTCCACGGAACCGCAGGCCCGATCGCCGCTGCCCGCACCGCCGCGGACCGTCTTCTCGCCCGAGCCGAGCGCGGACGGCCCGAGCAGCTCGAGCCCGACAACGCTCGCCGTCCCCTCGCCGAGCCCGAGCGAGGCCGCCACCCCGAGCGCGACGCCCACGCGTACGGCGACGGCTCCGCTGGTCGTGATCGACCCCGGGCACAGCGGCCGCTCGATCCGCAGCACCGACCGGGCGACCGGGCTGCGCGACGTCGACTACCCGAACTACCCCGAGATCTACGAGACGTTCGACGTCAGCACCTGCGTGGCCGCCGGCCTGCGGGCCGACGGCTACCGCGTCACGCTGACCAAGCGCCGGGCCCTCGACAGCGTCAGCCTGGCCGACCGCGCGCGCGTCGCGAACGAGGGTCGCGCGGCCCTGGCGATCAGCGTCCACGACGACCACTCGCAGGGACCGGCCTTCCAGGCGACCTACTCGCAGCGCGGCGTGAAGCACGGTGGCGCGTACCACGCGATGTACCGGGGGACCGGTAGCAAGCGGACCGTCTTCCGCGACGCCGACGTCGCGCGGGCGAGCGAGGAGGCCGCCGCGACCATCGCCCGGGAGCGCACGCGGGCGCAGGGTCGGCCGGTGTCGGTCCGCGAGAACACCTTCACCGGCCGGACGCCGCTCGAGCCGGGCAACCTGGCCCTGGTGCAGCTGCTGGCGAAGGTTCCGTGGGTCTACGACGAGGCCGGCGCGCGCAGCGGGTCGAGCACGACGCGGGCGATGAGCATCGCCACCGAGGAGGCGTACGCGAAGGGCCTCCTGCTCGGCGTCGAGGCCGCGGTGCCGCTCGCCACCGGCCGCGTGGCCCAGCCGAGCGCCGGGGTGAGGCAGCTCCGCAGCTGCCTCGTCACCGCCGCCGAGCCGGGCGACGGCCGCGCCACCCGACCCGCGCGCTACCGTCCGGCAGCGTGACCCCAGCACCCGGCAGGACCGTGCTGCCGCTCGACGGCCACGTGCACAGCGAGTGGTCGTGGGACGCCGTCGCCGGCGACATGGAGGCGACCTGCGCCCGGGCCGTGGAGCTCGGCCTGCCGGCCGTGGCCTTCACCGAGCACGTCGACCACACGCGCTGGCTGGTCTCCGAGGGCCAGCTCGACGAACGCGCCCGGGGCGAGCGCCGCGAGGGCACCTTCGCCCCGGGCCCGCTCGCCGTCGAGAGCTACCTCGCCGCCGTCGAGCGCTGCCGGGAGCGCTTCCCCGGGCTGACGGTCCTCAGCGGCGTCGAGCTCGGCGAGCCGCACTGGCACGCCGACGCGGTCGCGCGCGTCCTGGCCTCCGGCCCCCTCGACCGCGTGCTCGGGTCGCTGCACTCGCTGCCTGAGGGTGCGTACGCCGCCGAGCCCCCCGAGCTCTTCCGGCGCCGGGACGCCGACGCGGTCGTCCACGCCTACCTCGCCGAGCTGGCGGTGATGGTCGCGCAGACGCAGACGTTCGAGGTGCTGGCCCACGTCGACTACCCGCTGCGGCACTGGCCCGCGGCGGCCGGTCCCTTCGAGGTCCACCGCTTCGAGGACGCGTTCCGGCACGCGCTGCGCACCCTCGCGGACAGCGGCCGCGTCCTGGAGGTCAACACCAAGGGCCCGATGCTCCCCGAGGTCGTGCGGTGGTGGCGCGAGGAGGGCGGTCGGGTGGTCACGTTCGGCAGCGACGCGCACGCACCCGCCGGGCTCGGCCTGCGGCTCGCCGAGGCGGTCGCCATGGCCGAGGCCCACGGCTTCCGGCCCGGGCGCCACCCGTACGACCGCTGGACGCTGCCCGGCTGAGGCGCCGGTCGCGGCGCTAGGGTCCGGACGGGAGCCGCGCGCGGGCGCGGCGAGGAGGGTGGACGACGTGGCGGACGACCGGACGGCGGCGCTGATCGAGCGGCTGCGAGCGGTGGACTCGACCTCGCTCGCCGACGCCGGGCCGGCGCTGCGGGTGCTCCCGACCGGGATCGCCGCGCTGCGACCGGGCGCGAGGGTCGTCGGCACCGCGGTCCCGGTCGACTCCCGCGACGACCTCGTGCCGGTCCTCGTGGGGCTGCGCTCCGCCGGCCCGGGCGACGTCCTCGTGGTCAGCGGCTCGGCGGACCTGGCCCTCGCCGGTGAGCTCTTCGCCACCGAGGCGCTGCGGCGGGGGCTGGCCGGCATCGTCATCGACGGCCTGTGCCGCGACAGCCGGACGCTGCGCACGATCGACCTGCCCGTCTTCGCGCGCGGGACGAGCCCGCGGGCGTACGGGGCGACCAAGCTGCCGGTGACCGACGCGCCGATCGTCGTGGGCGGCGCCGAGGTGCGCCCGGGCGACCTGGTCCTCGCCGACGACGACGGGGTGGTCGTCGGGTCGCCCGAGGAGGTCCTCGCCGCGATCGAGGGCGCGGAGGGGATCCAGCGGCGCGAGGAGGCGCTCCGTGAGGCGATCGGGCGGGGCGAGTCGATCTTCGACCACCTGAACCTCGACGAGCACCTCGCCGCCCTCCACGAGGGCGGCGACAGCCGCCTGCGCTTCTCGTGAGCCGCACGTGACCCTCCGCCTCGCGCGCCGGATGTCCGGCGTCCGGCCCTCGGCCATCCGCGACCTGCTCCGCTTCGGCGCCGACCCGAGCGTCATCTCCTTCGGCGGCGGCTACCCGGACGCGTCCCTCTTCCCCGTCGACGAGCTCGCCGACGTCTACGCCCGCCTCCTCGTGCCGGAGCGGTCCGCGGCGCTGCAGTACACGACCTCGAACGGGCTGCCGGTGCTGCGCGCCCAGGTCGCCGAGCGGCTCACCCGCGACGGGGCCTCCGTGACCGCCGACGACGTGCTGATCATCCAGGGCGGCCAGCAGGGCCTCG from Microlunatus sagamiharensis includes the following:
- a CDS encoding YbaB/EbfC family nucleoid-associated protein, whose translation is MIPDGGDMSGLLAQAQAMQAQLVAAQQELAEATVEGSSGGDMVTATVTGAGELVGLVIKPEAVDPEDTETLADLVLAAVRDANHQAQALAASKLGPLAGGLGGGGLPF
- the recR gene encoding recombination mediator RecR gives rise to the protein MYEGPVQDLIDELGRLPGIGPKSAQRLAFHLLAADAEDVLRLAATLQLVKETVKFCEVCFNVSEDTRCRICRDPRRDQTAICVVEESKDVVAVERTREFRGTYHVLGGAISPIDGVGPADLKIRELCLRLADGTVTEVILATDPNLEGEATATYLSRLLLPMGVRVSRLASGLPVGGDLEYADEVTLGRAFEGRRFVEAS
- a CDS encoding Gfo/Idh/MocA family protein, coding for MSTAPSADPHRVIRWGIVGPGRIAESVAPDFAHVEDAELVAVASRSEQRARAFADKHGAARAYGGYGGILGDDEVDAIYIATPHPQHEAVALACIAAGKAVLVEKSFTATVPGAQRVIDLARSEQVFAMEAMWTRFQPVLVKVRELVADGAIGEVRQVQADLGVDRPYDPKDRLFDLAQGGGAMLDLGVYVVSIAQHFLGDPTSVSVSGSLAPTGADVEAGLLLGYDDGRAASLLMSLRHATPGSARIHGTKGWIEIHPRFHHPKAFTLGRSGAEPERFELPPLGVGYSHELIEVNDCLRAGRTESEVMPLSDTLAVQRVLNDAAEQLGVHHEEDERVAV
- a CDS encoding DUF1707 SHOCT-like domain-containing protein — encoded protein: MSEQGPTPQRIGDAERDRAAELLREHMAQGRLSAEEFDERIEAALKAKVATDLDPLFTDLPGPRPGQDVATQAYATPPWQRASRPAAAPVPPDPVMQPRAPGATALNSLTGVLWVVVPLVITFVPWLGWPHFWWLIFVPLVVSSVAGKNESERDKERKRIAQEQEKLDRRRRALGD
- the pulA gene encoding pullulanase-type alpha-1,6-glucosidase: MPPTAPARPADPRDRGRAGRRPSAAALVGAAALALLVPLLPSVPAAAATPTVALVGTLQSELGCPGDWQPDCPATELLPVDGQPGLYRATFVVPQGTYAYKVALDDSWDVNYGAGGAPGGGDIPLSAPGGPVTFTYDDSTHRVTDDAPVAVGSESAAQWLRKGTVALDLPDDRAGWTYRLWSAPEGGLTRDGDEITGGTSTPLELRGELSAGLRRAYPHLAAYESLRVPAAVQRRLPALLTGQLAVAAYDASGALQLVTGVQLPGVLDDVYPGARERTLGPTWKGSTPRVSVWAPTAKTVALRLQAGGEDGERTVAMRRDDDGVWSVKGKKSWRDARYRFEVEVYAPTTQKIETNLVTDPYSLGLTTDSERSVLVDLRSREVTPSGWKNLRKPAFRRDETPTVYELHVRDFSISDETVPAAHRGTYLAFTDRRSDGMTHLRQLADAGMGYVHLLPVNDIASIEEDRAKQQTPDCDLASYGPASEEQQACVTAVAGKDGFNWGYDPLHYTAPEGSYSTDPDGTARNREFRQMVAGLNGAGQRVVMDVVYNHTPASGQDPKSILDRVVPGYYQRLSATGAVENSTCCANTATEHPMMEKLMIDSVVTWAKEYKVDGFRFDLMGHQPKQAMLDLRRALDRLTVKRDGVDGKRVILYGEGWNFGEVADNARFVQATQAEMAGTGIGTFNDRLRDAVRGGGPFDEDPRVQGFASGLYTDPNGDTVNGSEADQLAALLLAQDRIKVGLAGNLKGYRFVDRTGARVRGDQVDYNGQPTGYTDRPGESVNYVEAHDNETLFDALTYKLPVATSMDDRIRMQSLALATTALSQGTSFWTAGGDQLRSKSFDRNSYDSGDWFNVLDWSKTDNGFGRGLPPKADNEAKWDAMRPLLAEADLKPGRSDIAEASRQADALLEIRRSTPLFALRTRAQVQQKVSFGAGGPDQTPGVITMRIDDTRGARVDRRWKGVVVVFNASPETTTQPVAGAAGKRFALHPVQAGGSDAVVRTAAYDRADGTFTVPGRTVAVFVQR
- a CDS encoding aspartate kinase, yielding MRVVQKYGGSSVADAESIKRVAKRVVATKQLGHDVVVVISAMGDTTDELMDLALQVTPQPPPRELDMLLTAGERMSAALLAMAIADQGLHARSLTGSQAGIITTGTHGNARIIDITPGRITKALDADDIVIVAGFQGVAQDTKDVTTLGRGASDTTAVALAASLGADYCEIYTDVDGVYTADPRIVPSAQRIPEISYEEMLEMAACGAKILHLRCVEYARRERVPVQVRSSFSDKPGTWVRDPQPVDPDAQPDPEGAPVEQAIISGVAHDRGEAKITIVGVPDKIGEAARIFEAVAATEINIDMIVQNVSAVATSRTDISFTLPKTDGVTAITALNALQEEVGFTDVLYDDQIGKVSVVGVGMRSHPGVTAKFFSALAAANVNIGMISTSEIRISVVVDQDDVDRAVAAAHTAFGLDATEQAVVYAGTGR
- a CDS encoding N-acetylmuramoyl-L-alanine amidase; its protein translation is MTARSATSVLAALVVALGLVAGCGSTEPQARSPLPAPPRTVFSPEPSADGPSSSSPTTLAVPSPSPSEAATPSATPTRTATAPLVVIDPGHSGRSIRSTDRATGLRDVDYPNYPEIYETFDVSTCVAAGLRADGYRVTLTKRRALDSVSLADRARVANEGRAALAISVHDDHSQGPAFQATYSQRGVKHGGAYHAMYRGTGSKRTVFRDADVARASEEAAATIARERTRAQGRPVSVRENTFTGRTPLEPGNLALVQLLAKVPWVYDEAGARSGSSTTRAMSIATEEAYAKGLLLGVEAAVPLATGRVAQPSAGVRQLRSCLVTAAEPGDGRATRPARYRPAA
- a CDS encoding PHP domain-containing protein, with the translated sequence MTPAPGRTVLPLDGHVHSEWSWDAVAGDMEATCARAVELGLPAVAFTEHVDHTRWLVSEGQLDERARGERREGTFAPGPLAVESYLAAVERCRERFPGLTVLSGVELGEPHWHADAVARVLASGPLDRVLGSLHSLPEGAYAAEPPELFRRRDADAVVHAYLAELAVMVAQTQTFEVLAHVDYPLRHWPAAAGPFEVHRFEDAFRHALRTLADSGRVLEVNTKGPMLPEVVRWWREEGGRVVTFGSDAHAPAGLGLRLAEAVAMAEAHGFRPGRHPYDRWTLPG
- a CDS encoding RraA family protein, with the translated sequence MADDRTAALIERLRAVDSTSLADAGPALRVLPTGIAALRPGARVVGTAVPVDSRDDLVPVLVGLRSAGPGDVLVVSGSADLALAGELFATEALRRGLAGIVIDGLCRDSRTLRTIDLPVFARGTSPRAYGATKLPVTDAPIVVGGAEVRPGDLVLADDDGVVVGSPEEVLAAIEGAEGIQRREEALREAIGRGESIFDHLNLDEHLAALHEGGDSRLRFS